One genomic window of Methanospirillum lacunae includes the following:
- a CDS encoding right-handed parallel beta-helix repeat-containing protein — protein sequence MGNVLTFGVWGLVCIMLVVSSGVLAVADGGNPDLNWKALFPGAPFPTSPDQTLKSQNISTISVCSSGCNYSHIQDAINASKDFDIIKVEGGIYPESLTINKAVSIQGVNGTVLVGDPEQDYAIVSTSDLVDVADLSLVSAKKSAIYIDGNFTALGNLNITAHDPDNQTSPVITGNAAVGTVLLNCSIASSGVTGIALTNTSLVLVRGCRIALANNTGYLRTGINLTPNNYGYEQNNLYVENNQIEGGGISVGPVNPVDDRVDNLPMNEIEIRNNTIVNSNSWGIHAGGFENHGDQHILKNFNVSGNHITGIHGSDGALAVKSISGGSVTNNLVDNFTVNGDGIELNALQGFTIKNNTVRGGVVNGKAGWAGMAVTQVTNSTIRNNSLSGVSPYGFFYAPGPYMQPSMVFDSSNTADGHPVLYYEKEDGAMINTSSPAMVILMSCRNMSINNTTISGSGLGIGVYQGENISVTSNRIVDSNTGMMLVSSDSVDVGSNLISGGWVGMGVGGNSKTTVINNSISGFADTGVVVHGASPDRVQISNNTITGVLSGKSHGFAIMDADGATVMISNNTVSDTTYGMLFSEAVGFQIRNNLITGTGVGFNLNGAQNNVLSGNVINNSYQYSEGVCLVKSQNSSGGVSKNNLFANNYIKSANPVNLISSDTGYQGLQLKRSQWGSVLPRSIRNETGERYPNIWNTTKIAGINIVNGSFIGGNYYATLNGTGWSETHPDRGDGFVGEPYVFDANNTDYLPLHMPGIPTPTPTPTPTVTPTVTPIPQPITANFTATSRTGTPPLTVQFTDSSPGSPVGWNWTFGDGSGSHEQNPVHVYGGIGRYTVTLEVRNVQGQDIKRIPSYIVTTSGRVTGPNGMIWISSAPQGAEVYVDRVKAGVTPLQSLGLPAGIHQIRVSSAGYHDWIGYVQINSGTFTYIPKVILQKS from the coding sequence ATGGGGAATGTTCTTACTTTCGGAGTATGGGGGCTCGTTTGTATCATGCTCGTCGTATCGTCCGGTGTACTGGCTGTTGCGGACGGTGGCAATCCAGATCTAAATTGGAAGGCCTTGTTTCCTGGTGCACCATTCCCGACAAGCCCGGATCAAACACTTAAATCTCAAAATATCTCGACTATCTCGGTATGTTCCTCTGGATGTAATTATTCTCATATCCAGGATGCCATCAATGCATCCAAAGATTTTGATATCATCAAGGTTGAAGGGGGAATTTACCCCGAATCTCTGACTATAAATAAGGCAGTATCAATCCAGGGGGTGAATGGAACTGTTCTTGTTGGCGATCCAGAGCAGGACTACGCCATTGTGAGCACCAGTGACCTGGTGGATGTTGCAGATCTTTCACTGGTTTCGGCAAAAAAATCCGCTATATACATAGATGGTAACTTCACGGCATTGGGGAATCTGAATATCACTGCTCATGATCCTGATAATCAAACTTCTCCGGTGATCACCGGTAATGCTGCTGTGGGGACAGTTTTGTTAAACTGCTCCATTGCATCATCTGGAGTTACAGGTATCGCGCTTACCAACACCAGTCTTGTACTTGTAAGAGGGTGCAGAATAGCACTTGCAAACAACACCGGCTATTTACGAACCGGAATAAATCTCACCCCGAATAATTACGGTTATGAGCAGAACAATCTCTATGTTGAGAATAACCAAATTGAAGGTGGAGGTATATCTGTCGGCCCTGTAAACCCGGTGGATGACCGTGTTGACAATCTTCCTATGAACGAGATAGAGATTCGGAACAACACGATTGTGAACTCCAACTCCTGGGGTATTCATGCTGGAGGATTTGAGAACCATGGAGATCAGCATATCCTCAAGAACTTCAATGTGAGCGGAAACCACATCACCGGGATCCATGGCAGTGATGGAGCACTAGCTGTCAAGAGTATTTCTGGCGGATCTGTCACCAACAACCTCGTAGATAATTTTACTGTTAATGGAGATGGAATTGAACTGAACGCTCTTCAGGGGTTCACGATAAAAAATAACACAGTCAGGGGAGGAGTGGTAAACGGAAAAGCAGGATGGGCAGGTATGGCTGTCACTCAGGTTACCAACTCAACAATCAGGAATAATTCTCTCAGTGGTGTCAGTCCATACGGGTTCTTCTATGCTCCCGGGCCTTACATGCAACCAAGCATGGTATTTGACTCCTCTAACACTGCAGACGGCCACCCTGTCCTGTACTATGAGAAGGAAGATGGAGCCATGATCAACACTTCATCTCCTGCAATGGTGATACTGATGTCTTGTAGAAATATGAGTATCAATAACACCACCATTTCGGGATCAGGTCTTGGAATCGGAGTATACCAGGGAGAGAATATTTCAGTCACATCCAACAGGATTGTTGATTCGAACACCGGAATGATGCTTGTCAGTTCAGACTCCGTAGATGTTGGCAGTAACTTAATCTCTGGTGGGTGGGTTGGGATGGGTGTTGGTGGCAACAGCAAAACGACGGTAATAAATAATTCGATATCAGGATTTGCAGACACCGGTGTTGTTGTTCACGGTGCGAGTCCTGACCGTGTGCAGATATCAAACAACACAATTACCGGAGTTTTGTCTGGAAAAAGTCATGGATTTGCCATAATGGATGCTGATGGAGCAACAGTCATGATATCCAACAATACCGTATCTGACACGACCTATGGGATGCTCTTCTCTGAAGCGGTGGGATTTCAGATCCGCAATAACCTGATCACAGGGACTGGTGTTGGATTTAACCTGAACGGTGCTCAAAACAATGTTCTCTCAGGTAATGTCATCAATAACTCGTATCAGTATTCTGAAGGTGTTTGCCTGGTGAAATCACAGAATAGCAGTGGTGGAGTCTCAAAGAATAATCTGTTTGCAAATAATTATATCAAAAGTGCAAATCCGGTGAATCTCATCTCAAGTGACACCGGTTATCAGGGTCTGCAACTTAAAAGATCCCAGTGGGGTAGCGTTCTTCCAAGATCAATTCGAAATGAAACAGGAGAACGATATCCCAATATCTGGAATACAACAAAGATCGCAGGGATAAACATTGTTAATGGCTCGTTTATTGGTGGTAATTACTATGCAACGCTGAATGGAACAGGCTGGTCTGAGACTCATCCTGATCGGGGAGATGGGTTTGTGGGTGAGCCCTATGTCTTTGATGCAAACAACACTGATTATCTGCCACTTCATATGCCGGGAATACCGACCCCTACTCCTACACCAACCCCGACAGTGACGCCGACTGTAACTCCGATTCCTCAGCCAATTACAGCCAATTTTACGGCAACGTCAAGGACCGGAACTCCCCCTCTGACTGTACAATTCACAGATTCTTCGCCTGGCTCACCGGTTGGATGGAACTGGACCTTTGGTGACGGGTCAGGCTCACATGAGCAGAACCCTGTTCATGTATACGGTGGTATCGGGCGATATACCGTGACTCTAGAGGTAAGAAATGTCCAAGGCCAGGACATTAAGAGAATTCCTTCATATATTGTCACGACATCCGGAAGGGTAACTGGTCCGAACGGGATGATCTGGATCAGTTCAGCACCACAGGGAGCAGAGGTATATGTTGACCGGGTGAAGGCAGGGGTGACCCCTCTTCAGTCACTTGGACTCCCGGCAGGTATTCATCAGATCAGGGTTTCTTCAGCAGGATATCATGACTGGATAGGATATGTTCAGATAAACTCAGGAACATTTACCTATATTCCTAAGGTTATCCTTCAGAAATCCTAA
- a CDS encoding ATP-binding protein, giving the protein MDIVPVISDPARHWFENISILIMLILLYNFIPSRIYRNKTFWFSVFVGVIFCFAAAMGILVPWTGTSHPVIGLNGVLIPLAGYVGGFVSAGIITIFFVLYRILSGGGTGNTPDLVIAIFAATVGCLFYELRKRKIILIPPVFEIFILALLFAGITVTTLSFFTHDGGMDHPGYLIGHDDTGIVIFFGLFLLGFTIIQIDNKRANEESLIRYQEHLESMVQERTAELSDINAFTQATIDSTADGILVIDPEGKVKGYNRTAREILDIRSPDETKEDELMISRLIQYHMAKPDSLDESLFFALPEENQVFTTELTSRSGRIYDLSIAPYRVHGLVRGRALNFHDITEKKHNEEILVGMNQKLHLLSGISRHDILNQISALKLYLYLLKQNPTEQEALEYYDRMNRTLRLMQQHAESSGEYEDIGIHQPSWQNPGAAFLKVAGSFADQGIKFSVSDIRYDILADPLLERVFYNLIDNSVRHGGQVTTITLSEECKDETMHLIYQDDGAGISSDEKDRIFKKGFGRNTGFGMFLIQEILSITWITIREDGIPGSGVLFEMIVPAQAFRPSLEK; this is encoded by the coding sequence GTGGATATCGTTCCTGTCATTTCTGACCCCGCACGTCACTGGTTTGAAAATATCAGTATCCTCATAATGCTTATCCTCTTATACAATTTTATCCCTTCCCGGATCTATCGAAATAAAACGTTCTGGTTTTCTGTCTTTGTCGGGGTGATATTCTGTTTTGCTGCTGCGATGGGAATCCTTGTTCCCTGGACTGGAACAAGTCACCCCGTAATTGGGCTGAATGGAGTCCTCATTCCCCTTGCCGGATATGTTGGGGGTTTTGTATCAGCAGGCATTATCACCATTTTTTTTGTCCTTTACAGAATCCTTTCTGGTGGAGGTACGGGTAACACTCCTGACCTTGTCATTGCCATTTTTGCTGCAACTGTCGGGTGTCTTTTTTATGAACTTCGCAAACGAAAAATAATCCTCATTCCTCCGGTTTTTGAAATATTTATCTTGGCTTTATTATTCGCAGGAATCACTGTTACAACTCTCTCATTCTTTACTCATGATGGTGGAATGGATCACCCGGGATACCTCATTGGTCATGATGATACAGGCATTGTCATCTTTTTTGGACTTTTTCTCCTTGGATTTACGATTATTCAGATTGACAACAAGAGAGCAAACGAAGAGAGTCTGATTAGGTATCAGGAACATCTGGAAAGTATGGTCCAGGAGCGTACAGCGGAATTAAGCGATATTAATGCATTTACCCAGGCAACAATAGATTCAACAGCTGATGGAATTCTGGTTATCGATCCTGAAGGAAAAGTGAAAGGGTATAATCGGACAGCAAGGGAGATACTGGATATCAGGTCCCCGGATGAGACAAAAGAAGATGAACTTATGATCTCCCGTCTGATACAATACCATATGGCAAAACCTGATTCTCTGGATGAATCACTCTTCTTTGCGCTTCCTGAAGAAAATCAGGTATTCACAACTGAACTCACCTCTCGTTCAGGAAGGATTTATGATCTTTCTATAGCACCGTACAGAGTACATGGTCTAGTCAGAGGTCGTGCTCTGAATTTTCATGATATCACCGAAAAAAAGCACAATGAAGAGATACTTGTAGGAATGAATCAGAAACTTCATCTTCTGTCAGGGATCTCAAGGCATGATATATTAAATCAGATATCTGCCCTAAAATTGTACCTCTATCTTTTAAAGCAGAATCCAACAGAACAGGAAGCTCTCGAATATTATGACCGGATGAATCGGACACTACGGTTAATGCAACAGCATGCTGAATCATCGGGAGAATACGAGGATATCGGCATACATCAGCCCTCCTGGCAGAATCCGGGTGCAGCCTTTTTGAAGGTGGCGGGTTCTTTTGCAGATCAGGGGATAAAGTTTTCAGTATCTGATATTAGGTATGATATTTTGGCTGATCCCCTCCTCGAACGTGTATTTTACAATCTGATTGATAATTCTGTTAGGCATGGCGGTCAGGTTACAACCATCACTCTCTCTGAAGAATGTAAAGATGAGACCATGCACCTGATTTACCAGGATGACGGGGCAGGTATATCTTCTGATGAGAAAGACAGGATATTCAAGAAAGGATTCGGCAGAAACACCGGCTTTGGTATGTTTTTGATCCAGGAGATTCTCTCGATTACATGGATTACAATACGGGAAGATGGAATCCCTGGATCAGGAGTTCTGTTTGAGATGATCGTTCCTGCCCAGGCGTTCAGGCCATCTCTTGAAAAATAA
- a CDS encoding MBL fold metallo-hydrolase: MRVERIADRGHLLTFDDEISLYLISGKMFDLLCDTHLGPVSIEEINSYLKIKPENHRLLIFNSHSDWDHIWGNCVFRDHIIIGHEMCRQRMNERGAFDLIQNAAQKRGDVELIPPNLTFSDELTLEDEGIRFTYAPGHTVDSTVCYDMTDEVLYLGDLVEDPIPYLDAYDLDQYIDTLTSLLDHPARILISAHSGLVTRDLIKENIAYIRAVRDETLIDSAHLGSYGPVHRWNLNMRLIHEVVRQEKSGRNSELVKVLMDAGDLHDQDPVQLKSRLLGFASRLS, translated from the coding sequence ATGAGAGTTGAGCGGATTGCAGACAGAGGACATCTTCTGACTTTTGATGATGAAATCTCCTTGTATCTGATCTCAGGTAAAATGTTTGATCTGCTCTGTGATACTCACCTCGGACCGGTTTCCATTGAGGAGATCAATTCCTATCTAAAGATCAAACCGGAAAACCACAGGTTGCTGATCTTTAACTCACACTCGGACTGGGATCATATCTGGGGAAATTGTGTATTTCGTGATCATATCATAATCGGTCATGAAATGTGCCGCCAGCGAATGAACGAGAGGGGTGCTTTTGATCTTATACAGAATGCGGCACAAAAGCGTGGAGACGTTGAACTCATCCCTCCAAACCTTACATTTTCTGATGAACTTACACTTGAAGATGAGGGAATAAGATTCACTTATGCTCCCGGCCATACAGTGGACTCAACAGTCTGTTATGATATGACAGACGAAGTTCTCTATTTAGGAGACCTTGTGGAAGATCCAATCCCATATCTGGATGCATATGACCTTGATCAATATATTGACACACTCACATCCCTTCTTGACCATCCGGCCAGGATTCTCATCTCCGCCCATTCAGGTCTTGTAACGAGAGATCTGATAAAGGAGAACATTGCGTATATCCGTGCAGTGAGGGATGAAACTCTGATAGATTCTGCTCACCTTGGATCATATGGTCCGGTACACCGGTGGAATTTGAATATGCGGTTAATTCACGAGGTTGTCAGGCAGGAGAAATCCGGGAGAAATAGTGAACTCGTGAAGGTCCTAATGGATGCCGGAGATCTTCACGATCAGGATCCGGTACAGCTCAAATCCCGGCTTCTGGGATTTGCAAGCAGGTTATCATAA
- a CDS encoding ABC transporter permease, whose amino-acid sequence MKQIAYYFWRDLIRWSRSRASVISSLVMPAAWLIFVGLALPIRFTDNYLEFITPGILVMTVYMTSLQGGALILFDKILGYFNKFLALPAPRETLLLGKIFFVTFRGLVQATIILILAIILGAKPFSPAGLLQTYLLLFLLGMLFSCIASTIALYLGDHDSYAAVNSMISMPLFFTSSALMPYDKMPAWLSIPAHLNPLSFAIDGIREAAAGVFPWVQICGLSAALCLVLVIAVVLFRRITV is encoded by the coding sequence ATGAAGCAGATTGCATATTACTTCTGGCGTGACCTGATCCGCTGGAGCCGGAGCAGAGCATCGGTGATCTCCTCCCTGGTGATGCCTGCTGCCTGGCTCATCTTTGTCGGACTAGCCCTTCCAATCAGGTTTACTGACAACTACCTCGAGTTCATCACTCCGGGAATTCTTGTCATGACTGTGTACATGACCTCACTGCAAGGGGGAGCCCTCATCCTTTTTGACAAGATTCTTGGGTACTTCAACAAGTTTCTGGCTCTTCCAGCCCCGAGAGAGACACTTCTCCTTGGTAAGATCTTCTTTGTCACCTTCAGAGGGCTCGTGCAGGCTACGATCATCCTTATACTAGCAATCATCCTCGGGGCAAAACCATTCTCCCCTGCCGGACTTCTTCAGACCTATCTTCTCCTATTTCTCCTAGGGATGCTCTTTTCATGTATTGCCAGCACTATTGCCCTCTACCTTGGAGATCATGACAGTTATGCAGCCGTCAACTCGATGATCAGCATGCCCCTCTTTTTTACATCAAGTGCCCTTATGCCGTATGACAAGATGCCTGCTTGGCTCAGCATCCCTGCTCATCTCAATCCATTAAGTTTTGCAATCGATGGGATTAGGGAAGCAGCAGCAGGAGTCTTCCCATGGGTACAGATATGCGGTCTTTCTGCTGCTCTGTGCCTTGTTCTTGTAATCGCTGTGGTACTGTTCAGACGGATTACTGTGTAG
- a CDS encoding FmdE family protein, which translates to MSSSPIPSFEEVVRFHGHVCPGLAIGYQISLAAMNALGVTRPDDEELVAIVETDACGIDAIQVVTGCTAGKGNLIIKDYGKHVFTFINRANGEAVRVIGKQPNIPEQAELSSMRPKIFGGSASEEEHQAYHILTHTVVKKIIALRPEEVATVEKVTVDLPATAKIFSSIPCGCCGEMVADGKTKEYNGKRICVPCYLKHSAVKK; encoded by the coding sequence ATGTCCTCATCACCGATCCCCTCATTTGAGGAGGTCGTCAGATTTCATGGCCATGTTTGTCCAGGGCTGGCAATCGGATACCAGATCTCGCTGGCTGCGATGAATGCACTTGGAGTCACACGACCAGATGACGAGGAACTGGTTGCGATCGTAGAGACTGATGCCTGTGGTATTGATGCAATCCAGGTGGTAACCGGATGCACTGCAGGCAAAGGAAATCTTATCATAAAAGACTATGGAAAACATGTATTTACCTTTATAAACCGGGCAAATGGAGAAGCAGTAAGAGTAATTGGGAAACAGCCTAACATCCCGGAGCAGGCAGAACTCAGCAGCATGAGACCAAAGATATTTGGGGGTAGTGCCAGCGAAGAGGAACATCAAGCCTATCATATCCTGACACACACAGTCGTGAAGAAAATCATAGCCTTACGTCCCGAAGAGGTCGCAACCGTAGAGAAAGTTACCGTAGATCTTCCTGCCACAGCAAAGATATTCTCCTCTATTCCATGTGGATGCTGTGGTGAGATGGTTGCAGATGGCAAAACAAAAGAATACAATGGGAAGAGGATCTGCGTCCCCTGTTATCTGAAACACTCAGCCGTAAAAAAATAA
- the preA gene encoding NAD-dependent dihydropyrimidine dehydrogenase subunit PreA, producing MPDILKTTLGSLALPNPFILASGPPTASGEMIRRAFQAGWGGAVIKTIHPDGMEIQDLSPRFAAWTGTKGELFGFENVELLSKKTVSYWENEIRSLKQDFPANLLVASIMGDTDFSTWQNLAIRVGDAGCDAIELNVSCPHGMPEAGLGAAIGQNPDLIRKLTKMVSAVASVPVFVKLTPNITDIGTSALSAEEGGADGVSAINTIQCILGIDIDSFEPLPSTGGKGTSGGYSGPAIKPIGLKMVSDISQAVSLPIMGIGGISKWQDAVEYILLGASAVQICTAVMWNGYEIIRAMKTGMENYLIQNGFNSPDEIRGTILGKMQPHHTISRSIRVEPAISENQVCLQCGKCVTACRDGGYDALILTPKGPVVERTRCDGCGLCLLVCGSKALTPMIRSG from the coding sequence ATGCCTGATATTCTAAAGACAACTCTCGGATCGCTCGCACTTCCAAACCCATTTATTCTGGCTTCCGGACCACCTACTGCATCAGGAGAGATGATCAGAAGGGCTTTTCAGGCAGGGTGGGGAGGGGCAGTCATCAAAACAATCCATCCAGACGGGATGGAGATTCAGGATCTTTCTCCCAGGTTTGCTGCATGGACTGGAACAAAAGGGGAACTTTTCGGGTTTGAAAATGTTGAACTGCTCAGTAAAAAGACGGTTTCATATTGGGAAAATGAGATCAGAAGTCTCAAACAGGATTTTCCAGCGAATCTCCTTGTTGCAAGTATCATGGGGGATACGGATTTTTCTACATGGCAGAATCTCGCAATAAGGGTTGGAGATGCTGGCTGTGATGCGATTGAACTGAACGTCTCATGTCCGCATGGAATGCCGGAGGCTGGACTCGGGGCAGCAATAGGACAAAACCCGGATTTAATCAGGAAACTGACAAAGATGGTTTCAGCAGTTGCCAGCGTGCCGGTATTTGTCAAACTTACCCCAAACATCACTGATATCGGCACATCAGCATTGTCTGCAGAAGAAGGTGGAGCAGACGGTGTGTCTGCAATTAATACGATTCAATGTATATTGGGAATAGACATCGATTCCTTTGAACCATTGCCCTCAACAGGAGGAAAGGGAACTTCAGGAGGATACTCAGGCCCTGCAATAAAGCCAATCGGACTAAAGATGGTATCAGACATATCACAGGCAGTTTCACTTCCAATCATGGGAATCGGAGGAATCAGCAAATGGCAGGATGCTGTTGAATATATCCTCCTCGGTGCATCAGCGGTGCAGATCTGCACCGCAGTGATGTGGAACGGATATGAGATAATAAGGGCGATGAAAACAGGAATGGAAAATTACCTGATCCAAAATGGATTTAATTCTCCAGATGAGATCAGAGGAACCATTCTTGGAAAAATGCAACCTCATCATACTATCAGCAGATCAATCAGGGTTGAACCTGCCATTTCAGAGAACCAGGTCTGTTTACAGTGCGGAAAGTGTGTCACAGCCTGCAGGGATGGCGGATATGATGCACTCATACTAACACCAAAAGGGCCGGTTGTTGAGAGAACGCGATGTGACGGGTGTGGGCTCTGTCTTCTGGTATGTGGCTCAAAGGCACTCACGCCTATGATAAGGTCTGGATAA
- the rbr gene encoding rubrerythrin, giving the protein MDLKGSLTEKNLLAAFAGESQARSRYTFFASVAKKEGYEQISAFFMETAENEKEHAKLFFKALPGGEAEITASYPSGKIGTTAENLKAAADGEKMEWGTLYPGAADTADKEGFPQIAEIFRQIAKVEAEHEKRYRKLLEDVEKSTVFSRESEVKWKCRNCGYVHSNKNAPQICPVCSHPISYFELWCENY; this is encoded by the coding sequence ATGGACCTGAAAGGAAGCCTGACTGAGAAGAATTTATTAGCTGCCTTTGCCGGAGAATCCCAGGCACGATCACGATACACCTTCTTTGCAAGTGTGGCAAAGAAGGAAGGATATGAGCAGATTTCGGCATTCTTTATGGAGACTGCAGAAAATGAGAAGGAACATGCAAAACTATTCTTCAAAGCACTGCCAGGTGGAGAAGCTGAGATAACGGCATCATACCCATCCGGAAAGATAGGGACTACAGCCGAAAACCTGAAAGCTGCGGCAGACGGTGAAAAAATGGAGTGGGGCACCCTTTATCCCGGGGCCGCTGATACTGCAGATAAAGAGGGGTTTCCACAAATTGCCGAGATATTCAGACAGATAGCAAAGGTTGAAGCCGAACATGAAAAGCGATACCGCAAACTTCTCGAAGATGTAGAAAAATCCACCGTTTTCAGCAGAGAGTCAGAAGTCAAATGGAAATGCCGGAACTGCGGATATGTGCACAGCAATAAAAATGCACCACAGATATGCCCGGTTTGTTCACATCCGATTAGTTACTTTGAACTCTGGTGCGAGAACTACTGA
- a CDS encoding ABC transporter ATP-binding protein codes for MGQVIEIEGLSRNFGDLCAVDDLNLSIGTEIFGLLGPNGSGKTTTVLMLTTLLKPTSGAAFIHGHSCLSEPMKVREHISYVPQEMAVDIKLTGRENVWFFAKMYGVPRPHDRVDEVLGILNLTDRADDLVKTYSGGMRRRLELAQALVHEPDVLFLDEPTIGLDVSARRSIWEHITRLRRDGMTVFVTTHYMDEADHACDRVGIIDHGRLVAVDTPTALKHQSAPDVISVRISGAYHPITGDYFTPIGRDGEVWSFATADGVAALPQIRELLEKAGNTIRGVSLRSATLDDVFLQRITTQKEPEGFDERKFRTMLRRRR; via the coding sequence ATGGGACAGGTAATAGAGATCGAAGGACTATCAAGGAACTTTGGTGATCTCTGTGCTGTCGATGATCTAAATCTCTCTATTGGAACTGAAATATTTGGTCTGCTCGGGCCGAATGGATCAGGAAAGACAACAACGGTTCTGATGCTGACAACCCTGTTGAAACCGACATCGGGAGCCGCATTTATTCATGGTCACTCTTGTTTATCAGAACCAATGAAAGTCAGGGAGCATATCTCATATGTTCCCCAGGAGATGGCAGTTGATATCAAACTCACAGGCAGAGAGAACGTCTGGTTTTTCGCTAAGATGTATGGAGTTCCACGACCTCATGACCGGGTTGATGAAGTACTGGGGATCCTGAATCTGACTGACCGGGCAGATGATCTGGTTAAAACGTACTCTGGAGGAATGAGACGGAGGCTGGAACTCGCCCAAGCTCTTGTGCATGAACCCGATGTACTTTTCCTGGATGAGCCAACCATCGGACTCGATGTCTCTGCACGTCGGAGTATCTGGGAGCATATCACCCGGCTTCGCAGGGATGGTATGACAGTCTTTGTAACCACCCATTACATGGATGAGGCTGATCACGCCTGCGACAGGGTCGGGATCATCGATCATGGCAGACTTGTTGCGGTAGACACGCCTACAGCACTCAAACACCAGTCAGCTCCCGATGTTATCTCGGTCAGAATTTCAGGAGCATATCACCCGATAACTGGTGATTATTTCACTCCTATTGGAAGGGACGGGGAGGTATGGAGCTTTGCTACAGCAGATGGTGTAGCAGCTCTCCCCCAGATCAGGGAACTGCTTGAAAAGGCAGGAAACACCATAAGAGGCGTTTCACTCCGTTCAGCAACCCTCGATGATGTATTTCTCCAGCGAATCACTACACAGAAAGAGCCAGAAGGGTTTGATGAGCGTAAGTTCAGGACCATGCTCAGGAGACGCCGATGA
- the tsaA gene encoding tRNA (N6-threonylcarbamoyladenosine(37)-N6)-methyltransferase TrmO produces the protein MIELTPIGVISSPFKDSQQAPRQGRECEGCSTITIFPEFRDGLGEMIGISHIWVLYWMDRADRSKLFSRRPDWIEDRPVFTIRSPARPNPVALSIGRIVAFENGIITVSGIEALDGSPVIDIKPYIPGLDCIPGAEYSALTHHDETSTRNGDEKSP, from the coding sequence ATGATTGAGCTTACCCCAATCGGTGTCATCAGTTCACCATTCAAAGACAGTCAGCAGGCACCTAGGCAGGGACGGGAATGTGAGGGGTGCTCTACGATCACTATTTTTCCTGAATTCAGGGATGGTCTTGGAGAGATGATCGGGATATCACATATCTGGGTGCTATACTGGATGGATCGTGCGGATCGAAGCAAGTTGTTTTCCCGAAGACCTGACTGGATCGAGGATCGACCGGTCTTTACTATCCGGTCCCCTGCTCGTCCTAATCCCGTTGCCCTTTCAATTGGTCGGATTGTTGCCTTTGAGAACGGGATTATCACAGTCTCTGGTATCGAGGCGCTTGATGGATCTCCGGTAATTGACATCAAGCCATATATCCCCGGGCTTGACTGTATTCCGGGCGCTGAGTATTCGGCACTGACTCATCATGATGAAACTAGCACGAGAAACGGAGATGAAAAGTCCCCATAA